One segment of Massilia sp. Se16.2.3 DNA contains the following:
- a CDS encoding low specificity L-threonine aldolase: protein MLDAELIRRCHTVFPGHRARTPAETFAAMADWCERHGVEHDVYGSGALIESFEDKVAALLGMEAAVFCVSGTMAQVTALRLACQDRANAPAALHPTSHIFVHERSNYQLLGHFDALQVGERTRPWMVADLAAVPDRLGAVGIEIPMREIGGQVTPWIELEAIKAHVRARGAHLHMDGARLWEAAAGYGKSVQEIAAGFDSVYVSLYKGIGGLGGAMLAGSREFVDRSAEWFRRQGGNVIHRSPYVVAAAMQFDARLAAMPDYFRRTQFLYEALRAHPVIRVNPALPAANMLHLHLPVSRERALAIRAELAERHGIWMFNRVSHGVLPDTSYFELYVGDNLLDMPEARLVEALATFAGALTSATMARLS, encoded by the coding sequence TTGCTTGATGCTGAACTGATCCGCCGCTGCCACACCGTCTTCCCCGGCCATCGCGCCCGCACCCCCGCCGAGACCTTCGCCGCCATGGCCGACTGGTGCGAACGCCACGGCGTCGAGCACGACGTCTACGGCAGCGGCGCGCTGATCGAGTCCTTCGAGGACAAGGTCGCCGCGCTGCTCGGCATGGAGGCGGCCGTGTTCTGCGTCAGCGGCACCATGGCGCAGGTGACGGCCCTGCGCCTGGCCTGCCAGGACCGCGCAAACGCCCCGGCGGCGCTGCATCCGACCTCGCACATCTTCGTCCACGAACGTTCCAACTACCAGCTGCTCGGCCACTTCGACGCGCTGCAGGTGGGCGAGCGCACGCGGCCATGGATGGTCGCCGACCTCGCAGCCGTGCCGGACCGGCTGGGGGCCGTGGGCATCGAGATTCCGATGCGGGAAATCGGCGGCCAGGTGACGCCCTGGATTGAACTGGAAGCGATCAAGGCCCATGTCAGGGCACGCGGCGCCCACCTGCACATGGACGGTGCGCGCCTCTGGGAAGCAGCCGCCGGCTATGGCAAGAGCGTGCAGGAGATCGCCGCCGGTTTCGACTCGGTGTATGTGTCGCTCTACAAGGGCATTGGCGGCTTGGGTGGCGCCATGCTCGCCGGCAGCCGCGAGTTCGTCGATCGATCGGCCGAGTGGTTCCGGCGCCAGGGTGGCAACGTGATCCACCGCTCGCCCTACGTCGTTGCCGCCGCGATGCAGTTCGACGCGCGCCTGGCGGCAATGCCCGACTACTTCCGCCGCACCCAGTTCCTGTACGAGGCGCTGCGCGCGCATCCGGTCATCCGCGTCAACCCGGCTCTGCCTGCCGCCAACATGCTCCACCTGCACCTGCCTGTCTCGCGCGAGCGCGCGCTGGCGATCCGTGCGGAACTCGCCGAACGCCACGGCATCTGGATGTTCAACCGCGTCAGTCACGGCGTGCTGCCGGACACGAGTTACTTCGAGCTGTACGTCGGCGACAACCTGCTGGACATGCCCGAGGCGCGGCTGGTCGAGGCCCTCGCGACATTCGCCGGTGCCCTGACATCGGCTACAATGGCGCGTTTATCCTGA
- a CDS encoding ABC transporter permease, with product MPRLAGSSFRLLERLFLRPGRRISPVLALTLARLANAPGQASIALGGVLASFSLMVAMGIMVASFRVSVDDWIRHILPADLYVRTAAAGSSGFLGSAEQEAIRRVAGGGAVQFLRTRPVSLAADRPDVVLIARDIDATDPGKLLYLVGESQPVPPGARPAWVSEAMLDLYGVRVGQPLTVPLGGKPTPFLVAGVWRDYANQTGSIVVRLSDYRAVTGAREVTDAAIHAENDAALARIERELRRLPFGPALQLARPGEIRAASLQIFDRSFAVTYLLEAIAIVIGLSGVAATFSAQTLARAREFGMLRHVGVTRGQVLGILACEGGLLTSLGVACGFALGLVISLILVFVVNPQSFHWTMSLHLPRGLLGTVAAILVGASVATALVSGRYALSGGPVRAVREDW from the coding sequence ATGCCGCGCCTGGCCGGCAGCAGCTTCCGCCTGCTCGAGCGCCTGTTCCTGCGACCGGGCCGGCGCATCTCGCCGGTGCTGGCCCTGACGCTGGCGCGCCTGGCGAATGCTCCTGGCCAGGCCTCGATCGCGCTCGGCGGCGTGCTGGCCAGCTTCAGCCTGATGGTCGCGATGGGGATCATGGTCGCCAGCTTCCGCGTGTCGGTGGACGATTGGATCCGCCACATCCTGCCGGCCGACCTGTATGTGCGCACGGCCGCCGCGGGCAGCTCCGGTTTCCTCGGCAGCGCCGAACAGGAAGCGATCCGGCGCGTGGCCGGGGGCGGCGCGGTGCAGTTCCTGCGCACGCGGCCGGTCTCGCTGGCGGCGGACCGGCCCGACGTGGTCCTGATCGCTCGCGACATCGATGCGACGGACCCCGGCAAGCTGCTCTACCTGGTCGGCGAATCGCAGCCGGTGCCGCCTGGGGCGCGCCCGGCCTGGGTCTCGGAGGCGATGCTCGACCTGTATGGCGTGCGCGTCGGCCAGCCGCTGACGGTGCCGCTGGGCGGGAAGCCCACGCCCTTCCTTGTCGCCGGCGTCTGGCGCGACTACGCCAACCAGACCGGATCGATCGTGGTGCGCCTGTCGGACTACCGCGCCGTCACCGGCGCCCGGGAAGTCACGGACGCCGCCATCCATGCGGAGAATGACGCGGCGCTGGCGCGCATCGAGCGCGAGCTGCGCCGCCTGCCGTTCGGCCCGGCGCTGCAGCTGGCGCGCCCCGGCGAAATCCGCGCCGCCAGCCTGCAGATCTTCGACCGCAGCTTTGCCGTCACTTACCTGCTGGAAGCGATCGCCATCGTCATCGGCCTGTCGGGCGTGGCCGCGACCTTCTCGGCGCAAACGCTGGCCCGCGCACGCGAATTCGGCATGCTGCGCCACGTGGGCGTCACCCGCGGCCAGGTGCTGGGCATCCTTGCCTGCGAGGGCGGCCTGCTCACCAGCCTGGGCGTGGCCTGCGGCTTCGCGCTGGGCCTGGTCATCAGCCTGATCCTCGTCTTCGTCGTCAACCCGCAGTCCTTCCACTGGACCATGAGCCTGCACCTGCCCCGGGGCCTGCTCGGCACCGTGGCGGCGATATTGGTCGGGGCCTCGGTGGCGACTGCGCTCGTCTCCGGGCGCTATGCATTGTCCGGCGGGCCGGTGCGCGCCGTCAGGGAGGATTGGTGA
- a CDS encoding DUF2069 domain-containing protein produces MQTPKIFLGGAIASLLWLIGWLVAWEMWVAPLHPGGSLLALKALPLLVPLRGVFKRDLYTLQWSSMVILLYFAEGAVRAWSDRTELSRMMAMGEVALVCIYFACALLYLRPYKKAAQKLAKELLDKVKVPHD; encoded by the coding sequence ATGCAAACCCCGAAGATCTTCCTTGGTGGTGCCATTGCCAGCCTGCTCTGGCTGATCGGCTGGCTGGTGGCCTGGGAAATGTGGGTCGCCCCGCTGCATCCGGGCGGCTCGCTGCTGGCACTGAAGGCCTTGCCGCTGCTCGTTCCCCTGCGCGGTGTCTTCAAGCGCGACCTCTACACGCTGCAATGGTCGTCGATGGTCATCCTCCTGTATTTCGCGGAAGGCGCCGTCCGCGCCTGGAGCGACAGGACCGAGCTCTCGCGCATGATGGCGATGGGCGAGGTGGCGCTGGTCTGCATCTATTTCGCCTGCGCCCTGCTCTACCTGCGCCCCTACAAGAAGGCGGCGCAAAAGCTGGCCAAGGAGTTGCTCGACAAGGTGAAAGTACCGCATGACTGA
- the thyA gene encoding thymidylate synthase, whose translation MRQYLDFMRHVKEHGTLKTDRTGTGTLSVFGHQMRFDLQQGFPLVTTKKVHLKSIIHELIWFLQGSTNIAYLKENGVSIWDEWADANGDLGPIYGYQWRNWPTPDGGHIDQISQVLEQIRGTPDSRRMIVSSWNVADIPQMKLPPCHAFFQFYVADGKLSCQLYQRSADIFLGVPFNIASYALLTHMMAQQAGLEVGDFVWTGGDCHLYSNHLEQAELQLSREPHPLPKLAIRRKPDSLFDYRFEDFEVVDYVSHAGIKAPVAV comes from the coding sequence ATGCGCCAATACCTCGACTTCATGCGCCATGTGAAAGAGCACGGCACACTCAAGACCGACCGCACCGGCACCGGCACGCTGTCCGTGTTCGGGCACCAGATGCGCTTCGACCTGCAGCAGGGCTTTCCGCTGGTGACCACCAAGAAGGTGCACCTGAAGTCCATCATCCATGAACTGATCTGGTTCCTGCAAGGCTCGACCAACATCGCCTACCTGAAGGAAAACGGCGTTTCGATCTGGGACGAATGGGCCGACGCCAACGGCGACCTCGGCCCGATCTACGGCTACCAGTGGCGCAACTGGCCGACCCCGGACGGTGGCCACATCGACCAGATCAGCCAGGTGCTCGAACAGATCCGCGGCACCCCGGACTCGCGCCGCATGATTGTGTCAAGCTGGAACGTGGCCGACATCCCGCAGATGAAGCTGCCGCCCTGCCACGCCTTCTTCCAGTTCTATGTGGCCGACGGCAAGCTGTCCTGCCAGCTCTACCAGCGCAGCGCCGACATCTTCCTCGGCGTGCCCTTCAACATCGCGTCGTATGCGCTGCTGACCCACATGATGGCGCAGCAGGCAGGCCTGGAGGTGGGCGACTTCGTCTGGACCGGGGGCGACTGCCACCTGTATTCGAACCATCTCGAACAGGCGGAGCTGCAGCTGTCGCGCGAACCGCACCCGCTGCCGAAACTCGCTATCCGGCGCAAGCCCGATTCGCTGTTCGACTACCGTTTCGAGGATTTCGAGGTCGTCGACTACGTGTCGCATGCAGGGATCAAGGCGCCGGTGGCGGTATGA
- a CDS encoding lipocalin-like domain-containing protein, whose product MRFVLVLLLLLAQACLAAPPVFAPVKPGVALAYPRDFGAHPDFRTEWWYVTGWLTTASGKPLGFQVTFFRSRTEHDPANPSAFAPHQLVIGHAAISDPALGHLVHDQRSARAGFNLAWAKPGDLDVKLDDWRMLRGADGNYRVSVGSAELTLELTLAPTQPPLAQGEGGYSRKGPAAQHASYYYSLPQLRVSGKAGRAGKVQDVTGSAWFDHEWSSEALQPEASGWDWIGANLDDGSALMAFQVRAGDGAKLWARGMLRTKGGKVTRYAPEAVRFAPRTLWRSPRTNAEYPVATTITLGGTRWQIDPLQPDQELDSRRSTGAVYWEGAVAVRREGVPAGRGYLEMTGYVRPMKL is encoded by the coding sequence ATGCGCTTCGTTCTCGTTTTGCTGCTCCTGCTGGCGCAAGCCTGCCTGGCCGCGCCGCCGGTCTTCGCTCCGGTCAAGCCGGGTGTCGCGCTGGCCTATCCGCGCGACTTCGGCGCCCATCCGGACTTTCGTACCGAGTGGTGGTACGTCACCGGCTGGCTCACCACCGCCAGCGGCAAGCCACTCGGCTTCCAGGTGACCTTCTTCCGCAGCCGCACCGAACACGACCCGGCCAATCCGAGTGCGTTTGCGCCGCACCAGCTGGTGATCGGCCACGCGGCCATTTCCGACCCCGCGCTGGGGCACCTCGTGCACGACCAGCGCAGCGCCCGCGCCGGCTTCAACCTCGCCTGGGCCAAACCGGGCGACCTCGATGTGAAGCTGGACGACTGGCGCATGCTGCGCGGCGCCGACGGCAACTACCGCGTCAGCGTGGGCTCGGCGGAACTGACGCTGGAACTCACGCTGGCGCCGACCCAGCCGCCGCTGGCACAGGGCGAAGGCGGCTACTCGCGCAAGGGGCCGGCCGCGCAGCATGCCAGTTACTATTACAGCCTGCCGCAGCTGCGTGTCAGCGGCAAGGCCGGGCGCGCGGGCAAGGTACAGGACGTGACGGGCAGCGCCTGGTTCGACCACGAATGGTCGAGCGAAGCGCTGCAGCCCGAAGCCAGCGGCTGGGACTGGATCGGGGCGAACCTGGACGACGGCTCGGCGCTGATGGCTTTCCAGGTCCGCGCCGGGGACGGTGCTAAACTATGGGCCCGGGGCATGCTGCGCACGAAGGGCGGCAAGGTGACGCGCTACGCGCCGGAGGCGGTGCGCTTCGCGCCACGCACACTCTGGCGCTCCCCGCGCACCAATGCCGAGTATCCGGTGGCGACGACGATTACCCTCGGCGGCACGCGCTGGCAGATCGACCCGCTGCAGCCGGACCAGGAACTCGACTCGCGCCGCTCGACCGGCGCCGTCTACTGGGAAGGCGCCGTGGCGGTGCGGCGCGAGGGCGTACCGGCCGGCCGCGGCTACCTCGAGATGACGGGCTATGTGCGGCCGATGAAACTTTGA
- a CDS encoding DUF4124 domain-containing protein: MKNFMTVLVLCAFGSGAAAQTVYKCTSDGKVSYGERPCAAGTTAVVPSPTPGDPAAAAARLARQKAVLEEVDKQEQVRLVRLEKEMRERLKMQRADAAARKKCEHLRLKQRWAREDQARTGGQAGQVLSLKARRQAEALAVECPG, encoded by the coding sequence ATGAAGAATTTCATGACGGTATTGGTTTTGTGCGCGTTCGGTAGCGGCGCGGCGGCGCAGACGGTGTACAAGTGCACCTCTGACGGCAAGGTCAGCTACGGCGAACGGCCCTGCGCCGCCGGCACGACGGCAGTCGTGCCGTCGCCAACGCCCGGCGACCCGGCCGCGGCGGCGGCACGCCTTGCACGCCAGAAGGCCGTACTGGAAGAGGTCGACAAGCAGGAACAGGTGCGGCTGGTGCGCCTCGAGAAGGAGATGCGCGAGCGCCTGAAGATGCAGCGTGCCGATGCGGCGGCGCGCAAGAAGTGCGAACACCTGCGCCTGAAGCAGCGCTGGGCCCGCGAAGACCAGGCCCGGACGGGCGGCCAGGCCGGCCAGGTCCTCAGCCTGAAAGCACGGCGGCAGGCCGAAGCACTGGCGGTGGAATGTCCGGGCTGA
- a CDS encoding MOSC domain-containing protein, giving the protein MRIGTLQAISLRPTRKRAPQQADSAHAIAGFGLEGDVHADVHSPRQLLLADAAVYADYALPPHALRENLLVDIASLASGTVLQVGADVRLRLMFQCEACGQLDLMQPGLARRIGARRGVLARVLSGGLLRRGDAVQDLGILQPTWPDDWRERVRRVLGAVPPDAVVGYAQLARLAGIQSSYCRAFPRLLEKLGPAYAGKAVTAQSASVMERWDGRGLFDQA; this is encoded by the coding sequence ATGCGCATCGGCACCCTCCAGGCGATTTCGCTGCGGCCGACGCGCAAGCGCGCGCCCCAGCAGGCTGACAGCGCACATGCGATCGCCGGGTTCGGGCTGGAGGGCGACGTCCACGCGGATGTCCACTCTCCGCGCCAGCTGCTGCTGGCCGATGCCGCCGTCTACGCAGACTATGCCCTGCCGCCGCACGCGCTGCGCGAAAACCTGCTGGTCGACATCGCGTCGCTCGCGTCCGGCACCGTGCTGCAGGTCGGCGCGGACGTGCGCCTGCGCCTGATGTTCCAGTGCGAAGCCTGCGGCCAGCTCGACCTCATGCAGCCGGGCCTTGCGCGCAGGATCGGGGCCCGGCGTGGTGTGCTGGCGCGCGTACTGTCGGGTGGACTCCTGCGCCGCGGCGACGCCGTACAGGACCTCGGCATACTGCAGCCAACGTGGCCGGACGACTGGCGTGAGCGGGTGCGGCGCGTGCTGGGCGCGGTGCCGCCCGATGCCGTCGTCGGGTATGCGCAGCTGGCGCGCCTGGCCGGTATCCAGTCCAGCTACTGCCGCGCGTTCCCGCGGCTGCTGGAGAAACTGGGGCCAGCGTATGCGGGCAAGGCAGTCACCGCGCAGTCAGCCAGCGTCATGGAAAGATGGGATGGCCGTGGATTATTCGACCAGGCCTAA
- a CDS encoding DUF695 domain-containing protein → MTAPEAGADITIDIPEPREVLVHATRSGLPEIIVINKALLAFPHTEVFCWHLVVTLDAVDLIDSGMPSPADSALLFEIGDEIDAALHAARTNNDAPNVLFLARSTWNGQRELIYYVHDPELAHAALQSLIDSRAWEREWSFRMEGDAAWEKAGHVFQVFPAIDGLAS, encoded by the coding sequence ATGACCGCGCCAGAAGCCGGCGCCGATATCACGATCGATATCCCCGAGCCGCGGGAGGTCCTGGTGCACGCAACCAGGAGTGGCCTGCCGGAGATCATCGTGATCAACAAGGCGCTGCTCGCCTTCCCCCATACCGAGGTATTCTGCTGGCACCTTGTGGTGACGCTGGATGCTGTCGACCTGATCGACAGTGGCATGCCCAGTCCGGCCGACAGCGCGCTGCTGTTCGAGATTGGCGACGAGATCGATGCGGCCCTGCATGCGGCGCGCACCAACAACGACGCGCCCAACGTGCTGTTCCTGGCACGCAGCACCTGGAATGGCCAGCGTGAACTGATCTACTATGTGCACGATCCGGAGCTGGCCCACGCCGCGCTGCAGTCGCTGATCGACAGCCGCGCCTGGGAGCGCGAGTGGAGCTTCCGCATGGAAGGCGACGCGGCCTGGGAGAAGGCCGGCCATGTATTCCAGGTCTTTCCCGCCATCGACGGCCTGGCGTCCTGA
- a CDS encoding ABC transporter transmembrane domain-containing protein: MNKRSDSTTIPASPAASTAAHAAGGSKAPAKAGPEKGSLAAFKGLLPFLLPYRRQFILAGIALLFAAGATLAIPAAFKRMIDLGFGGAATGSGIHHIDAAFPGLFAVAAVLGVATAARFYMVSWLGERVTADIRSAVYRHVVHQSPAFFETTQTGEVLSRLTTDTTLIQTVVGTSISLALRNTLLFVGGLAMLFVTSAKLTAIILGLLVGVIVPIVLFGRRVRKLSRDSQDRIADASALAGEILNAMPTVQAYTHEGIEAQRFGHSVEGAFSAAMQRIRARSLLTMIAIVLVFGSIVFVLWLGAHAVLRGSMTTGDLGQFILYASIVVCSIGALSEVLGEAQRAAGATERLLELLAARSDIRNPAHPRPLPARSSNGAALALNDVTFAYPSRQDTAALSHVSLDISPGETVAVVGPSGAGKTTLFQLLLRYYDPQAGAILLDGVDVRDLDLHTLRGAIGIVPQDTVIFSNDAMENIRYGRPEASDEEVIAAARMAAAHEFIERLPLGYRSFLGERGVRLSGGQRQRIAIARALLKNPPLLLLDEATSALDAESERLVQGALEAAMLGRTTVIIAHRLATVQRADRIVVMEDGRVVETGTHASLVAQGGIYANLAALQFHNVHVEH, from the coding sequence ATGAACAAGCGTTCCGACAGCACCACCATTCCAGCAAGCCCGGCTGCCAGCACAGCGGCACATGCCGCCGGCGGCAGCAAGGCTCCCGCCAAGGCCGGCCCGGAAAAGGGCAGCCTGGCTGCCTTCAAGGGGCTCCTGCCCTTCCTGCTTCCCTACCGCCGCCAATTCATCCTGGCCGGGATCGCCCTGCTGTTCGCGGCCGGCGCCACCCTCGCCATTCCGGCCGCCTTCAAGCGCATGATCGACCTCGGCTTCGGCGGGGCCGCCACCGGTAGCGGCATCCACCATATCGACGCCGCCTTCCCGGGCCTGTTCGCCGTGGCCGCGGTGCTGGGCGTGGCCACGGCCGCGCGCTTCTACATGGTGTCGTGGCTGGGCGAGCGCGTCACCGCCGACATCCGCAGCGCCGTCTACCGCCACGTGGTGCACCAGAGCCCCGCCTTTTTCGAGACCACGCAAACGGGCGAAGTGCTCTCGCGCCTGACCACCGACACGACGCTGATCCAGACCGTGGTCGGCACCAGCATCTCGCTGGCCCTGCGCAATACGCTGCTGTTCGTCGGCGGCCTGGCGATGCTGTTCGTGACCAGCGCCAAGCTGACCGCCATCATCCTGGGCCTCCTGGTCGGCGTGATCGTGCCGATCGTGCTGTTCGGCCGCCGCGTACGCAAACTCTCGCGCGATTCGCAGGACCGCATCGCCGACGCCTCGGCGCTCGCCGGCGAAATCCTGAACGCCATGCCGACCGTGCAGGCCTATACCCACGAGGGCATCGAGGCGCAACGCTTCGGCCATTCCGTCGAAGGCGCGTTCAGCGCCGCCATGCAGCGCATCCGCGCGCGCTCGCTGCTGACCATGATCGCCATCGTGCTGGTCTTCGGCAGCATCGTCTTCGTGCTGTGGCTGGGCGCGCACGCGGTCCTGCGCGGCAGCATGACCACCGGCGACCTGGGCCAGTTCATCCTGTATGCCTCGATCGTGGTTTGTTCGATCGGCGCCCTCTCCGAGGTGCTGGGCGAAGCGCAACGCGCCGCCGGCGCCACCGAGCGCCTGCTGGAACTGCTGGCCGCACGCTCCGACATTCGCAACCCTGCGCACCCGCGCCCGCTGCCGGCACGTTCGTCGAACGGCGCGGCACTCGCGCTGAACGACGTCACCTTCGCTTACCCCTCGCGCCAGGACACGGCCGCGCTGTCGCACGTGTCGCTCGATATCAGCCCAGGCGAGACCGTGGCCGTCGTCGGCCCGTCCGGCGCCGGCAAGACGACCCTGTTCCAGCTGCTGCTGCGCTACTACGACCCGCAGGCGGGCGCCATCCTGCTCGATGGCGTCGACGTGCGCGACCTCGACCTGCACACGCTGCGCGGCGCGATCGGCATCGTCCCCCAGGACACGGTGATCTTTTCAAACGACGCGATGGAAAACATCCGCTACGGCCGGCCGGAAGCGAGCGACGAGGAAGTGATTGCGGCGGCACGCATGGCCGCCGCCCACGAATTCATCGAACGCCTGCCCCTGGGCTACCGCTCCTTCCTGGGCGAGCGCGGCGTGCGCCTGTCGGGCGGCCAGCGCCAGCGCATCGCGATCGCGCGGGCGCTGCTGAAGAACCCGCCGCTGCTGCTGCTGGACGAAGCGACCAGCGCGCTCGATGCCGAGTCCGAACGCCTGGTGCAGGGCGCGCTGGAAGCGGCCATGCTGGGGCGCACCACCGTCATCATCGCGCACCGCCTGGCGACCGTGCAGCGCGCCGACCGCATCGTCGTCATGGAAGACGGCCGCGTGGTCGAGACGGGTACGCATGCATCGCTGGTGGCGCAGGGCGGCATCTATGCCAACCTGGCGGCGCTGCAGTTCCATAACGTGCACGTGGAGCACTAG
- the wrbA gene encoding NAD(P)H:quinone oxidoreductase, with amino-acid sequence MNPTTLTILVLYYSRHGATRKLAELVAQGIESVPGAEARLRTVPAVSTVTEATAPSIPDGGAPCVELSDLAECAGLALGSPTRFGNMAAAMKYFLDGTAAEWLAGTLSGKPAVVFASTGSLHGGQEATLLSMMIPLLHHGMMVMGLPYTHPELMNTSSGGSPYGATHWAGIDGDKPVTEDEKRLAIALGRRLADAAARLQGASQPQPHGPR; translated from the coding sequence ATGAACCCGACTACCCTGACCATCCTCGTGTTGTACTACTCGCGCCACGGCGCTACCCGCAAGCTGGCCGAACTGGTCGCGCAGGGCATCGAAAGCGTGCCCGGCGCGGAAGCGCGCCTGCGCACCGTGCCCGCGGTCTCGACCGTGACCGAGGCGACCGCCCCGAGCATTCCCGACGGCGGCGCCCCCTGTGTCGAACTGTCCGACCTGGCCGAATGCGCCGGACTGGCCCTGGGTTCGCCCACGCGCTTCGGCAACATGGCGGCGGCCATGAAATACTTCCTCGACGGTACCGCGGCCGAATGGCTGGCCGGCACCCTGTCGGGCAAACCGGCGGTCGTGTTCGCCTCCACGGGCAGCCTGCACGGCGGCCAGGAAGCCACCCTGCTGTCGATGATGATTCCGCTGCTACACCACGGCATGATGGTGATGGGCCTGCCCTACACCCATCCGGAACTGATGAATACTTCCAGCGGCGGCAGTCCCTACGGCGCCACCCACTGGGCCGGCATCGATGGCGACAAGCCGGTCACGGAAGACGAGAAGCGCCTGGCGATCGCGCTTGGACGCCGCCTGGCCGACGCCGCCGCGCGCCTGCAAGGCGCATCGCAACCACAACCCCACGGACCACGCTGA
- a CDS encoding dihydrofolate reductase, which yields MTRLTLVVAIDAQRGIGIDNQLPWHLPEDLAHFKRVTMGQPIIMGRKTFESIGRPLPGRRNIVVTRNGDWRHDGVDAVSSLEAAIGLVGEEPASIIGGAQIFEAAISLADRMIVTEIAHTFACDTFFPAIDPAVWTELAREQHRSETNGFDYAYVTYLRKP from the coding sequence ATGACCCGGCTGACGCTCGTGGTCGCCATCGACGCGCAACGCGGCATCGGCATCGACAACCAGCTTCCCTGGCACCTGCCGGAAGACCTGGCGCACTTCAAACGCGTGACGATGGGCCAGCCGATCATCATGGGCCGCAAGACCTTCGAGTCGATCGGGCGGCCCTTGCCGGGACGGCGCAATATCGTCGTCACCCGCAACGGCGACTGGCGCCATGATGGTGTGGATGCCGTGAGCTCGCTGGAAGCGGCGATCGGGCTCGTGGGCGAAGAGCCGGCCAGCATCATCGGCGGCGCGCAGATCTTCGAGGCGGCAATAAGCCTGGCCGACCGCATGATCGTTACCGAGATCGCGCACACCTTCGCCTGCGATACCTTCTTCCCGGCGATCGACCCGGCCGTGTGGACGGAATTGGCGCGCGAGCAGCATCGTTCGGAGACGAATGGCTTCGATTACGCCTACGTGACCTACCTGCGCAAACCGTAG